The region TTTTAATTTTTAGCTCATTTAAAATCAGTTGTTGCATAATTTATCCGTTGTCAGTTCGAGTGATTTCAATTTTTCATTGAAATTGTATCGAGAACTCATTGAAATTGTATCGAGAACATTTTAGAAGTAAGGAAGTAAATAGAAATTAAAAGCTTCTCGATACAAAATTTCTGAAAAAGAAATTTCACTCGAAGTGACAATAGGTTTATCAAGAATGATCATATTCGTTGTCAGTTCGAGACCCAAGAAAAAAATTTTTACAAGCGTAGAAGATGACGTAAATTGGTTTTAAATATACTGAATTGCAAAATAATCGTAAAAATACAAGTAACTTTAACCGACCTTTAAATCACTGAAAAACAATTATTTAATAAAAACATCAATGGTAGTGATTCCGATTTTTCATCGGAATTGTATCGAGAACTCATTGAAATTGTATCGAGAACCTATTATATTCTAAAAAACAATCTTTTGATTTAGCATATCCAAAAAAGAGATTGCTTCGTTATTAACAATGACGGTTCTAGGGGCAGCACGCCATTGCGAAAGAGGCACGATTGAAGCAATCTTTTAGTTTAAAAAACCCTAATAATGTTTTTACATAAACAAGTTAAAAGTATATTTTTCTTTTATTTTTCTTTTCTTTTCCATTGATGAAAAGAAACAAAAATCTAGGCTTACTTTTTCGCTATGCGAGTTACCTACAACCAAAATATATTTTGGTTTTGGTAGTCTTGAATTCTACAAGTGATTTCACTATCGTGTCCAGACCGCTGCGCTCTTTGGACACTTAGCCGTTGCATCCCTTTTGAATTCTACGAAAAATAAAATAAGTCGAAAATTGGAGTTTAATTTTCTAATTTATTGAAGGGAAATACGGGCAGCAATTTCATATTCATCAAAAAGGTTCTTTAAATTGATTGCTCTGTTATACACTAAGACATAGCGTTCTTTTTTTATGTTTTTACTTTTTGCTTGACCAAAAAGTAACAAAAAGTCAAGACTTACTTTTATTTTACTTGAATTCTACAAGTGATTTCACTATCGTGTCCAGACTTATTATTGAGTTCCCCAATCAAGTTGAGGACAAGCTTTGGACACTTAGCCGTTGCATCCCTTTTGAATTGCTACGAAAAATAAAATAGGTCGGGGTTTGGAGTTTAATTACCCTTTCTTTTAATAACAGTGCTAGGCTTGGAACGTCAAAAAAACCTAAACATCATTACGACAGAGGTATGATTGCAATCTTTTAAATTCCTTCTAAAAACAAAAGTATTTAGGTTTTAGATTCTGATTTTTAAAGTAAATCCAGATGTCAGTTCGAGTGATTTCAATTTTTCATTGAAATTGTATCGAGAACTCATTGAAATTGTATCGAGAGCATTTTAGAAGTAAGGAAGTAAATAGAAATTAAAAGCTTCTCGATACAAAATTTATATTCTCGATATAATTTATTCTTATTTTAATCGAATAAATCACTCGAATTGGAAGAAATTTCACTCGAAGTGACAATAGGTTTATTAAGAATGATCATATTCTTTGTCAGTTCGAGTGATTTCAATTTTTCATTGAAATTGTATCGAGCACCTATATACCAAAAAACAATCTTTTGATTTAGCATATCTAAAAACGGGATTACTTCGTTATTAGCAATGACGGCTCTAGGGGGGCAGCACGCCATTGCGAAAGAGGCACGATTGAAGCAATCTTTTAGTTTAAAAAACCCTAATAATGTTTTTACATAAACTAGTCAAAAATATATTTTTCTTTTATTCTTCTTTTCTTTTCCATTGATGAATACTGAATCTAGCTCAGCACAGGCTTCACCAAAAAGTCAAGACTTACTTTTATTTTTCTTAAATTCTACAAGTGATTTCACTATCGTGTCCAGACCGCTGCGCTCTTTGGTCACTTAGCCGTTGCATCCCTTTTGAATTCTTACGAAAAATAAAATAGGTCGAGTTTAGATTTCGATTTTTAAAGTAAATCCAAGTGTCAGTTCGAGTGATTTCAATTTTTCATTGAAATTGTATCGAGAACTCATTGAAATTGTATCGAGAACTCATCGGAATTGTATCGAGAACCTTTTAGAAGTAAGGAAGTAAATAGAAATTAAAAGCTTCTCGATACAAAATTTCTGAAAAAGAAATTTCACTCGAAGTGACAATAGGTTTATTAAGAATGATCATATTCTTTGTCAGTTCGAGTGATTCCGATTTTTCATCGGAATTGTATCGAGAACTCATTGAAATTGTATCGAGAACTCATCGGAATTGTATCGAGAACCTAGATAGCAAAAAACAATCTTTTGATTTAGCATACCTAAAAATGGGATTGCTTCGTTATTAGCAATGACGGTTCCAGGGACAGCACGTCATTGCGAAAGAGGCACGATTGAAGCAATCTTTTAGTTTAAAAAACCCTAATAATGTTTTTACATAAACTAGTCAAAAGTATATTTTTCTTTTATTCTTCTTTTCTTTTCCATTGATGAAAAGAAACAAAAATCTAGACTTAATTTTATTTTACTTGAATTCTACAAGCGATTTCACTTTCGTGTCCAGACCGCTGCGCTCTTTGGACACTTAGCCGTTGCATCTCTTTTGAATTCTTACGAAAAATAAAATAGGTCGGAGTTTGGAGTTTAAATTTATAATGTCATGGCGAAGAGGTGCGTCGTAGCAATCTTATAATAATCAAAAAGGTTTTGTAAATAGATGGCTCGATCCATCGATTAAATGTAATGTTCTTTTTTTTATTTTTACTTTTTGCTTGACCAAAAAGTAACAAAAAGTCAAGACTTACTTTTATTTTACTTGAATTCTACAAGTGATTTCACTATCGTGTCCAGACTTATTATTGAGTTCCCCAATCAAGTTGAGGACAAGCTTTGGACACTTAGCCGTTGCATCCCTTTTGAATTCCTACGAAAAATAAAATAGGTCGGGGTTTGGAGTTTAAATTTCTAATGTCATCGCGAAGAGGTGCGTCGTGGCAATCTTATAATAATCAAAAAGGTTTTGTAAATAGATGGCTCGATCCATTGATTAAATGTAATGTTCTTTTTTTATGTTTTTACTTTTTGCTTGACCAAAAAGTAACAAAAACTCAAGACTTACTTTTATTTTTCTTGAATTCTACAAGTGATTTCACTATCGTGTCCAGACTTATTATTGAGTTCCCCAATCAAGTTGAGGACAAGCTTTGGACACTTAGCCGTTGCATCCCTTTTGAATTCCTACGAAAAATAAAATAGGTCGGGGTTTGGTGTTTAAATTTATAATGTCATGGTGAAGAGGTGCGTCGTGGCAATCTTATAATAATCAAAAAGGATTTATCCATATTCGATCATCGCTTTCACGTATTATTCTTTTTTTATGTTTTTACTTTTTGCTTGACCAAAAAGTAACAAAAACTCAAGACTTACTTTTATTTTTCTTGAATTCTACAAGTGATTTCACTATCGTGTCCAGACCGCTGCGCTATTTGGACACTTAGCCGTTGCATCCCTTTTGAATTCCTACGAAAAATAAAATAGGTCGGGAATGCTAACCGTTACTAAACACATATATTTACCCCTAAGTAACTAATATTAAACTCTATAAATTATTTTAAGTCAGTAGTGAAAAGCTCATCTTTCCAATATTTTAAGCGCTCTATCAGATAGCTGTTCATTAAATTCACAGAACTCATGGAAGGAAAAGATACATTGTTCGCATCATTAGCGCCTTGCTTAACTTGAAAATTGGTGGGTGCGCCGATTGCGATGACCCCTGCTTTTTTGTATAGCATTAAGGCCCTTGGCAGGTGCATGGCATCTGAAACGACAATTACATTTTTTGTTGTTCCGAATTTAGTGACAAAGGCAGTGACCTCTTCAGATGTATTGGTAGGTGTGGGGAGTATTTCACAGTTTTCAGTGGGAACGCCTAATGCAATGGCAGCTCTTTTAACAACTGCTGCCTGTGATTCTAATCCCAATCTAGAATATCCTGAACTCACTATTTTATAGTTTTGTAGTGTTTTCGAAAGGCGCATTGCTTCTATTAAGCGTGCTAAAGTATTTTTGCTAAGCTGACTAGTTGGTGGTAACTTAGGATCTAAACTGTAACCTGATCCTAAAACATGCAAGTAGTAGGTTTCTTTTTTCTCTAGTTTGTTTGGATTGCAAATGGGTGTTTTCGCTTCGTAGTCTCTTACGAGCTTTGCTGGAAATGCCTTTGTGGAAACTACTAAAAATAAAATAGTTAAAAGATACCACCCCCACTTTGTTTTTTTAAAACTAAAATAATAAGTACTAATTGCTAATATAAAAAAGACAATCGCAAAGAAGTTTGATAATTGAATACTTGCTTTGAGTAGGGTTAACATTTTCTTCTTTTATATTTTAGCATGGTTTTTGTTCTTACTATTTTATTCATTGTTGTCCGATAAAAGATAACAAGACCGCTTTCGCTGTTAGAATCAAGAACAAAGACTTGATTTTAACTATCTGAAAAACAATTTTATTACGATTTTAATTTTTTCGATACATCATAAATTCTAAAGCGGTTTTAAAAGCAAGGTATACTACTTTAAAGGCTCTTGAAAATCAATACTATCAATACTTTAAAACACTTTAGCTAATTTTAATCGGACTACACTAATTTTATTTCAACTTATTTCAACCTTAATTACTACCATTAAAAGGAAGCATTGTGGTCTGTTTGTTCTGATTGACATCCTCTTTTTTTACGACTTTCATCACAGTCATACATAATATTTTTATATCCAACGGAAAACTCACATGCCGCACATAGTGCACATCTAAATCAAATTTTTCTGTCCATGAAATACTATTTCTTCCATTTATTTGCGCCCAGCCTGTTACTCCCGGAAGCACCTCATGTCGCTTTAATTGTTCTTCAGAGTACAACGGAATATATTTAAATAATAGTGGTCTAGGTCCAACCAAACTCATGTCTCCCTTCAACACATTTAACAATTGGGGTAACTCATCAATAGAGTATTTTCGAATGATGCTTCCCATTTTTGTAATTCTTTGATGATCTGGCAATAACTTTCCTTTTGTATCACGCTGGTCAGTCATGGTTTTAAACTTGATAATCTTAAACTTTCGCGTTTTATATCCAGGTCTTTCTTGGAAGAAAAAAACCTTTCCATTGTTTTGTTTCCAAAGGATACAATAGGTGATGATGATGATAGGAGAAACCAGTATAAATAGGACTGTACCTAAACTAAAGTCAAAAATTCTTTTAATAAACGAACGATACATTATTTTGAATTAGAAGTTGATGTCGATTTAGTAGTTGTTTTATTTCAAGATTATTCTTTTCGAACAATCAATTTTTCTTTGTACCTAAAAAAAACAGTTTCATTGTCATGAACTCTGTTGGTAATGACCATTCCTGCCATAATTTTATTATCGTTTCCTATTTTAATCGCCGGCAATACACAACTGTTCGTGCCTAATAAGTTACTATTTCCGATGGCTGCGGCTCCTCCAAGCACAACCTGTGGACTCAGAAAATTATGATCACCAATAGTTACATCATGACCGATGGTACATCTTGAGTTTATCACATTAAAGGCACCAATTACAGCCTTTGGTCCTACGGATGCATTGTGCGATATGACAGTACCTTCTCCAATTACCGCGGAATCAGAAATCAATGCAGAAGGATGAATCATGCCCGTAAACTTTGCCCCTTTTAATGTAAATTGGTCAAAAATTTTAATTCTAGTCGTAATAGTACCAATACCCATCAAATAATACACCTCAGGATCTACCTGATGATCGCTTATCTTTCCGAGAAAAGCATACGAATAGTTATAATGCGTATGTTGTTCGGCAACATCGTCTATTAAACCTTTAATATGATATTCTTTTTTTTCTAAATTCTTATTGATGTATTCAATATAATCTACCAATTCTGCAGCATGAGAACCACAACCGATAAGTATTATTTTTTTCATATTCCTATATTTTTAATAAAAGTATTCGTGCCAAATTTATTTATTTTTTTTCATTGTTGTCCGATAAAAGATAAAAAGACCGCTTTCGCTTTTAGAATCAAGAACAAAGACTTGAATGTAACTAACTGAAAAACAATATTATTACGATTTTAAATTTTCCCATACATCATAAATTCTAAAGCGGTTTTAATAGCAAGGTGTACTACTTTAAAAACTCTTGAAAATCAAGACTATCAATACTTTAAAACACTTTACCTAATTTTAATCGGACAACACTAATTTTTTTTCTTTAAAACAGAAAATTTGCCAATCAATTGAATGCTAATCTCTGCTATCCATTTAAAATTACTCTGATAAATCGTAGCATAAATACTGTTTTAATCCTATTTTTTAATCTTTGAAGCTCACATCTCTTTATAAGAGCAATAAAGTTCTATGAAACTTTTATTGTTTTCAAGACGCTATAAAATAAAATTAGCAGCGATATCAAATGAATTGCTGCTTTCTATCACATGACGAAAATAAAAAATTTCTTGAAACGAACTATCCTAGAGGCAGCCCCATAGAGTTACCTGCATGCCAGCAGGCAGGTTTCGCTCGTTTCATACTCAATTAGGTTGAGCATAAGCTTTGACCTAAAAAGCTCGAAAAACAAAATTCTATTAATTAGATTCCCGTTACCCAATCTAGTTGAGCATAAATTTCACGGGAATGACAATTTCAACGGAAACCCCGGCGCAGCCCATCGAGGAATTCTTTTCGATTATACAATCATGGCAATTGCCGTTGCTTGGTGCTTGGAATGTGCAATGCTTACCTGAACTTTAAATGAATCTGTAAACTGAGGGTTGACAATTGTGACCAGCGGTGCTCCGTTACTTGCATGCGTAATATGTACATCATGAATAGAGAGTACTTGAATTGCTGAAACCGCTTTCACCACGGCTTCTTTGGCACACCAAAACCCAGCTAAGGTTTGAGGTGGTTTCGATTTAGCATTCGCATATTGCCACTCATACAATGAAAACAAACGTTTTACTAATCGTGGCTTTCTTGCATACATTCTTTCAAATCTTGCGATTTCCTCGATATCAATGCCTATCATTTTTTAAATAAAAGTTCCAATTTATATCTTTTGCTACTATCGAAGGGCCATGCCCTGGATATAGGATCGCTTCCGAATCTATATGATTACGGATTTTCAATACACTTTGCGTTGCTTTTTCTTTATTCCCCGTTTTTAATTTTGTGACAATCGGAATGTGTGGAATTAAAGAATCGCCCGTAAAAATAGCATTTCCTATTTTAAATGTAAGGCAACCCTCATTATGACCCGGTGTTTCCAAAATTTGAAGGTTTAGATCCTCAAAAAGCTTGATACAACTCGATTCATCAATAATTTGTATGTTTTTACCTTTATACGTGATAGATGTTTGTTGATAAAAAGATAAATTCATTTTGCTATCGCGCAATGCCTCTTGAGTATATTTTGAACAAAAAACAATGCATTGTGGATATTGTTCTAAAATTGTGTGAATTCCGCAAACATGATCGTAATGCGCATGTGTTAAAAATATCGCTTTCATGCACTGATCATCTTCTATTGCTTGCAAAACATCTTCTGCATTTCCGATATCGATTAGATAACAATCTTTGTGATCATTCGCACTTTTGATTAAAAAAGTGTTTGAATTAAATTTTTTATTTACGAATGATTGCAGGATCATACTTATTTTATCAACTTGAAATAAAAGTTTCTTTAGTGTATAAAATTAAAAAAAATCACATTGCTGTGTATCCGCCATCCACAATCATATTGGTTCCTGTAATCCAGCGTGCACCGTCACTTAATAAAAAAGCACAGGCATTGGCTACATCCTCCGTTTTTCCTAATCCGATAGGATGTTTGCTTTTTATTTTATCGTATGCCTCTTGATTTTGGGCATATACAGCATTGGCACTCATCGGAGTTTCCACGACCCCCGGTGAAATACAATTAACTCTAATCTTTTTATTTGCTAATTCTAACGCTAAAGATTTTGTTCCTGCTATTAAGGCTCCTTTTGTAAGGCTATAGGTTGTTTTCCCTAACTCACCTACAACACCCATCACAGAGGCCAAAAAGACGATACTCATGCCTTCTGGGTTTGCAAATTTTTTCTTTGTGAGTAATTTTGTCATATGAATCGCAGCGAAAACATTGGTCTCGAAAAAAGGTTGTAATTTTTCAGGTGTAATATTGCGTAATGGCAGTGTTGTAGAGATTCCTGCTGCATGCACAATACCGTCTATTTTTAAATTTCCTAACAAATTTTGTAATGCTTCCGTGGTTTTGTCATACTCTGTTATATCGGTTGCTAAAATCAAAAAATCAGTATTTATGAGTTCAACACTTGTTTCTTGTAACCTTTCTTTAGAACGCCCTAAAAGGATGACAAAAGCTCCTAATTTATTTGCTGTGATGGCACATTGTTGACCAATTCCTGATGAGGC is a window of Polaribacter litorisediminis DNA encoding:
- a CDS encoding MBL fold metallo-hydrolase, translated to MILQSFVNKKFNSNTFLIKSANDHKDCYLIDIGNAEDVLQAIEDDQCMKAIFLTHAHYDHVCGIHTILEQYPQCIVFCSKYTQEALRDSKMNLSFYQQTSITYKGKNIQIIDESSCIKLFEDLNLQILETPGHNEGCLTFKIGNAIFTGDSLIPHIPIVTKLKTGNKEKATQSVLKIRNHIDSEAILYPGHGPSIVAKDINWNFYLKNDRH
- a CDS encoding acetyltransferase → MKKIILIGCGSHAAELVDYIEYINKNLEKKEYHIKGLIDDVAEQHTHYNYSYAFLGKISDHQVDPEVYYLMGIGTITTRIKIFDQFTLKGAKFTGMIHPSALISDSAVIGEGTVISHNASVGPKAVIGAFNVINSRCTIGHDVTIGDHNFLSPQVVLGGAAAIGNSNLLGTNSCVLPAIKIGNDNKIMAGMVITNRVHDNETVFFRYKEKLIVRKE
- a CDS encoding sugar transferase, encoding MYRSFIKRIFDFSLGTVLFILVSPIIIITYCILWKQNNGKVFFFQERPGYKTRKFKIIKFKTMTDQRDTKGKLLPDHQRITKMGSIIRKYSIDELPQLLNVLKGDMSLVGPRPLLFKYIPLYSEEQLKRHEVLPGVTGWAQINGRNSISWTEKFDLDVHYVRHVSFPLDIKILCMTVMKVVKKEDVNQNKQTTMLPFNGSN
- a CDS encoding YdcF family protein codes for the protein MLTLLKASIQLSNFFAIVFFILAISTYYFSFKKTKWGWYLLTILFLVVSTKAFPAKLVRDYEAKTPICNPNKLEKKETYYLHVLGSGYSLDPKLPPTSQLSKNTLARLIEAMRLSKTLQNYKIVSSGYSRLGLESQAAVVKRAAIALGVPTENCEILPTPTNTSEEVTAFVTKFGTTKNVIVVSDAMHLPRALMLYKKAGVIAIGAPTNFQVKQGANDANNVSFPSMSSVNLMNSYLIERLKYWKDELFTTDLK
- the acpS gene encoding holo-ACP synthase, whose product is MIGIDIEEIARFERMYARKPRLVKRLFSLYEWQYANAKSKPPQTLAGFWCAKEAVVKAVSAIQVLSIHDVHITHASNGAPLVTIVNPQFTDSFKVQVSIAHSKHQATAIAMIV
- a CDS encoding SDR family NAD(P)-dependent oxidoreductase; its protein translation is MQENPFSLSGKNIIITGASSGIGQQCAITANKLGAFVILLGRSKERLQETSVELINTDFLILATDITEYDKTTEALQNLLGNLKIDGIVHAAGISTTLPLRNITPEKLQPFFETNVFAAIHMTKLLTKKKFANPEGMSIVFLASVMGVVGELGKTTYSLTKGALIAGTKSLALELANKKIRVNCISPGVVETPMSANAVYAQNQEAYDKIKSKHPIGLGKTEDVANACAFLLSDGARWITGTNMIVDGGYTAM